In Panacibacter microcysteis, the genomic stretch GGAATACAAACAATCTGAGATCAAATACAATTACCAGGTAGAAAAATCGAAGCTTACGGAGCAGATTTTACAACAGGATTCTGCATCTAACAAACAGCAACTGGCGCAGGCGCAGCAATCTTACCAGGGTTCTCAGAATGCATTGGCCGTAATGCGCAAAAAAGTAGGTGATCTTATCGTACGTTCACCGGTAGACGGCCAGCTTACATCGCTCGATGCAGAAGTTGGACAAAGCAAAAACAAAGGTGAACGTCTGGGGCAGATAGATGTAATGGGCAGCTATAAAGTGCGTGTAGATGTGGATGAACATTATCTTTCCCGCATTTATGCCGGTTTAAAAGGCCATTTCGATTTTGCCGGTAAAAATTATGAACTCGAAATACGCAAAGTGTACAGCCAGATTGTAAACGGCCGTTTCCAGGTAGACATGATCTTTACCGGGAAAATTCCTGAAGGTGTACGCCGCGGACAAACATTGCAGATTTTACTTGCATTGAGCGACGAAAGAGAATCGCTGCTGCTGGCTAAAGGCGGCTTTTACCAGCAAACTGGTGGCAACTGGGTTTTCAAACTGAGCAAAGATGGCTCCACTGCTTACAGGGTAGATATACAACTGGGCAACCAGAACCCTGATTACTACGAAGTGGTAAGCGGTCTTGAGCCTGGCGATAAAGTGGTGACCAGCAGTTATGAGAACTATGATAAAATGCAGGAATTAGTTTTAAAGAAGTAGTAACAAAATAATATATTAAACGTAACACAATAACCAAAATAAAATAACCGGTCATGATAAAAATTACAGACCTCGAAAAAGTGTACCGCACAGAAGAAGTGGAAACCGTTGCACTGAACAAACTAACTGTTGAAGTAAAAGAAGGCGAGTTCGTTGCAGTAATGGGCCCTTCCGGTTGCGGCAAATCAACCCTGCTGAATATTCTTGGTTTATTAGATGATCCGGATGCAG encodes the following:
- a CDS encoding HlyD family efflux transporter periplasmic adaptor subunit, with protein sequence MDRVIEKKKWSKKRILTIVGIVALAGLIFASIYFTSGGSKLNVDTERITVSEVKKGVFQETIPVNGVVLPETSIYLDAVEGGRVEEKYVEDGTIMKKGQPILRLSNTDLELSLVNQETAVYNLLTQMQISRNAAQQNTINNLNQMTDVDNDLKEAKRLYDLNKHLYENKAIGSQEYKQSEIKYNYQVEKSKLTEQILQQDSASNKQQLAQAQQSYQGSQNALAVMRKKVGDLIVRSPVDGQLTSLDAEVGQSKNKGERLGQIDVMGSYKVRVDVDEHYLSRIYAGLKGHFDFAGKNYELEIRKVYSQIVNGRFQVDMIFTGKIPEGVRRGQTLQILLALSDERESLLLAKGGFYQQTGGNWVFKLSKDGSTAYRVDIQLGNQNPDYYEVVSGLEPGDKVVTSSYENYDKMQELVLKK